A genome region from Candidatus Dependentiae bacterium includes the following:
- a CDS encoding NAD(P)/FAD-dependent oxidoreductase, which produces MSIRSYFLLIYILPLHIYTYDYDLIIVGTGASGTIAAQTAARYNVRIATIESEKTPKKRVLYSDIPLKALIRVAQASQSVEKMHELGIDIDISTKHISNIFSYIEKVVENASQIYSTKYLPDRQVEQLIGQAHFIDEHTVEINGQHITSNKFIIATGGEPYVPEFTGIEKIPYLTENNFFQLKELPKSIIIVGEGPLGIEMATTLHRLGVEVTVVTKHGLVLPKYDFELIEMQHQLMKMEGIKIYYNARIKEVDYINNKITARCKNNLSEEFTLNADRILIALNRNGRIKTLNLEHIGVVTHRDGIEVNNTMQTSIGNIYACGDVVGQMYTLNRVGYYQAQIAAHNACKPFWKKNIVTDYSNVSSHIYASRPLGAIGLTEQESRKKFGNNLHIYRYSYASFARPQIDNTTDGVAKFICDSSGNLLGVHVLGESADEIIDSVHIGKNFADQFEDYLFELRTSPNYLDLVWEASKQTELDSNRNIFSAILRYIKRVIPI; this is translated from the coding sequence ATGAGCATTCGATCATATTTTTTACTTATATATATTCTACCTCTGCATATATATACATATGATTACGATCTCATCATTGTAGGCACAGGAGCATCTGGAACTATTGCAGCACAAACAGCCGCGCGATACAATGTACGCATTGCTACAATTGAAAGCGAAAAAACACCAAAAAAACGCGTTCTGTATAGTGATATCCCATTAAAAGCTTTAATTAGAGTCGCCCAAGCCTCTCAATCAGTTGAAAAAATGCATGAACTTGGAATAGATATTGATATATCAACCAAGCACATCTCTAACATATTTTCCTACATAGAAAAAGTTGTTGAAAATGCAAGTCAAATATATTCCACCAAATATCTTCCTGATCGACAGGTTGAACAACTTATTGGACAAGCTCATTTTATTGATGAACATACCGTCGAAATAAATGGTCAACATATAACCTCAAATAAATTTATTATAGCAACAGGTGGAGAACCATATGTCCCTGAATTTACCGGTATTGAAAAAATTCCATATTTAACGGAAAATAATTTTTTTCAACTAAAAGAACTACCCAAATCAATCATTATTGTTGGAGAAGGACCTCTGGGCATAGAAATGGCAACAACACTTCATAGACTTGGCGTTGAGGTTACTGTTGTCACAAAGCATGGACTTGTTTTACCAAAATATGACTTTGAACTCATTGAAATGCAACACCAACTTATGAAAATGGAAGGAATAAAAATATATTACAATGCACGTATTAAAGAAGTTGATTACATTAATAATAAAATAACCGCTCGATGCAAAAACAATCTCAGCGAAGAGTTTACCCTTAATGCCGACAGAATTTTGATAGCTTTAAATCGTAATGGCCGAATAAAAACATTAAATCTTGAACATATTGGTGTGGTCACCCATAGAGATGGCATCGAGGTTAATAATACTATGCAAACCTCTATTGGCAATATCTATGCATGTGGCGACGTAGTCGGCCAAATGTATACATTAAATCGCGTAGGCTATTACCAAGCACAAATTGCCGCTCACAATGCCTGTAAGCCTTTCTGGAAAAAAAATATCGTTACTGATTATTCAAATGTTTCATCACATATTTATGCTTCTCGTCCATTAGGAGCTATCGGATTAACTGAACAAGAGTCTCGAAAGAAATTTGGCAACAATCTCCATATCTATCGCTACAGCTATGCATCATTTGCACGACCACAAATAGATAACACCACTGATGGCGTTGCAAAATTCATCTGCGACTCATCTGGGAATCTCCTGGGAGTTCATGTTTTAGGGGAATCTGCAGATGAAATCATTGACAGTGTACACATAGGAAAAAATTTTGCGGATCAATTTGAAGACTATCTCTTTGAACTACGTACATCTCCAAATTATCTTGATCTTGTATGGGAAGCTTCTAAACAGACCGAATTAGATTCTAATAGAAATATTTTTAGTGCAATTTTACGCTACATAAAAAGAGTAATTCCGATTTAA
- a CDS encoding DapH/DapD/GlmU-related protein produces MNKQNSALIICILFINQTVFGNNEQTITRWKKEGIAFDQPEFVVVDNKATIGQQTTIGCGVHILGQTNIGTSCTIGHFSIIKNCTLGNNVTIYSHCVLENAVIEDNAKIGPFAHIQESTTIMQHAEIGNFVEVKRSTIGVGTKAKHLSYLGDTTTGKKVNIGAGTITCNYNGVSKHKTNVGDNTLIGSNNCLVAPIEIGNNAITGAGSTLTQNVPDDALAIARSNNQINKEGYASKLLQKYKNEKKNNLN; encoded by the coding sequence ATGAACAAGCAAAATAGTGCTTTGATAATATGTATTCTATTCATTAATCAAACTGTTTTTGGTAATAATGAACAGACAATAACTCGATGGAAAAAAGAGGGAATTGCCTTTGATCAACCGGAATTTGTTGTTGTGGATAATAAAGCGACGATTGGACAACAAACCACCATAGGTTGCGGTGTCCATATCCTTGGCCAAACGAACATCGGCACATCATGTACTATTGGTCATTTTAGTATCATTAAAAATTGCACACTCGGAAACAATGTCACTATCTATTCACATTGTGTTCTTGAAAATGCGGTCATTGAAGATAATGCAAAAATTGGTCCTTTTGCACATATCCAAGAAAGCACCACTATTATGCAACATGCTGAAATTGGAAATTTTGTTGAAGTTAAAAGAAGCACTATTGGCGTCGGAACAAAAGCGAAACATTTAAGTTATTTAGGTGACACAACAACCGGTAAAAAAGTTAACATTGGTGCCGGCACCATAACGTGTAATTATAATGGCGTAAGTAAACATAAAACAAATGTTGGTGACAACACACTTATCGGTAGTAACAATTGCTTGGTTGCTCCAATTGAAATCGGCAACAATGCTATAACCGGTGCCGGATCAACATTAACGCAAAATGTTCCTGATGATGCTCTTGCCATTGCACGATCAAATAATCAGATTAATAAAGAGGGCTATGCGTCTAAACTTTTGCAAAAATACAAAAACGAGAAAAAAAATAACCTTAATTGA